A section of the Archocentrus centrarchus isolate MPI-CPG fArcCen1 unplaced genomic scaffold, fArcCen1 scaffold_45_ctg1, whole genome shotgun sequence genome encodes:
- the LOC115777233 gene encoding TSC22 domain family protein 4-like translates to MSGGKKRSGFQITSVTSEVNPSPVDQLSPSAVLHVIQSEASFCSPHGSSSQPTTPSQKRKYLSHDVQGQGVGPSSRFRVVRLAGGASSGGRGESFRRGRWTCMEFTERQEGAGFRRVMDNMRHAHSLESLEMIGRDRERGGAYSQDTSHVLAQPVLRSGPSSPTHQDPINVRLLDHKEPIRTQGMDSTPPLSPCPRNAPPPLRLDVDVLGRSVLRLSHSQPGSPPAGPYYPPLTPVRTPAAFSLDGTMFDLPGDANSSGNSLIAIDNKIEQAMDLVKSHLMLAVREEVELLREQIRELQERNQQLERENHTLRALTHSMHTHTQ, encoded by the exons atgAGTGGTGGTAAAAAGAGGAGTGGCTTTCAGATTACCAGCGTGACCTCAGAGGTGAATCCGAGTCCAGTAGACCAATTGTCTCCCAGCGCCGTCCTGCACGTCATCCAATCAGAGGCCTCCTTCTGTAGCCCTCATGGAAGCTCCTCCCAGCCGACCACACCTTCTCAGAAGAGGAAGTACCTTTCCCATGATGTCCAGGGGCAGGGGGTGGGGCCTTCTTCCAGGTTCAGGGTGGTGAGACTGGCGGGTGGGGCCAGCAGTGGAGGGCGTGGTGAGTCCTTTCGTCGTGGGCGATGGACATGTATGGAGTTCACAGAGCGGCAGGAAGGGGCGGGATTCAGGCGGGTGATGGACAACATGAGACATGCCCACTCCCTGGAATCCCTGGAGATGATTGGCCGggacagagagaggggaggagcCTACTCTCAAGACACCTCCCATGTGCTGGCTCAGCCCGTCTTACGCAGCGGCCCGTCTTCACCCACACACCAGGATCCAATCAACGTCCGGCTGCTCGACCACAAGGAGCCAATCAGAACACAGGGCATGGACTCCACCCCTCCACTTTCACCCTGCCCACGTAACGCCCCGCCCCCTCTGCGGCTGGACGTGGATGTCTTAGGAcgg tccgtCCTGAGGCTGTCTCACTCTCAGCCAGGCTCTCCGCCTGCCGGACCGTACTATCCCCCTCTGACCCCCGTTCGGACACCTGCAGCCTTCAGTCTGGACGGAACCATGTTCGACCTGCCGGGGGATGCCAA TAGTTCTGGTAACAGTTTGATCGCCATCGACAATAAAATTGAACAGGCCATG gaCCTGGTGAAAAGTCACCTGATGCTGGCAgtgagggaggaggtggagcttCTGAGAGAACAAAtcagagagctgcaggagaGAAACCAGCAGCTGGAGAGAGAGAACCACACACTGAGGGCGCTGACacacagcatgcacacacacacacagtaa